A region of Candidatus Nitrospira nitrificans DNA encodes the following proteins:
- the rplE gene encoding 50S ribosomal protein L5, which translates to MAKETKSRSSKPSERKSSKKESSVAPLDQESEESKFRPRLRDKYEQQVVPALMKEFGYKNVMQVPRLERVVLNVGMGAAIQNVKLLEGAVAELGLITGQKPVVTRAKKAIAGFKLRQGLPIGTKVTLRSRRMYEFFDRLVTLALPRIRDFRGVSPKAFDGRGNYTLGLKEQLIFPEIKYDEVASIHGMDITVVTTAKTNDEGKALLKHLGMPFRA; encoded by the coding sequence ATGGCCAAGGAAACAAAAAGTCGATCGAGTAAGCCGTCTGAGCGAAAATCTTCGAAGAAAGAATCGTCGGTCGCCCCATTGGACCAGGAAAGCGAAGAGTCCAAGTTTCGTCCACGACTTCGCGATAAATATGAGCAGCAGGTCGTTCCGGCTCTCATGAAGGAGTTTGGGTACAAAAACGTGATGCAGGTTCCTCGGCTTGAACGCGTGGTATTGAACGTAGGGATGGGCGCAGCGATTCAGAACGTGAAGCTTTTGGAGGGGGCGGTGGCTGAGCTAGGGCTGATTACCGGTCAAAAGCCGGTGGTCACACGGGCTAAAAAAGCCATCGCAGGATTCAAGCTGAGGCAGGGATTGCCCATCGGCACGAAGGTGACGCTCCGTAGCCGGAGAATGTATGAGTTTTTCGATCGGCTGGTGACCTTGGCTCTTCCGCGTATCCGAGATTTCCGCGGTGTTTCTCCAAAGGCCTTTGATGGTCGAGGGAACTATACTCTTGGTTTGAAGGAGCAGCTCATTTTCCCTGAGATTAAGTATGATGAAGTCGCTTCGATCCATGGGATGGATATCACGGTCGTCACCACCGCCAAGACGAACGATGAAGGGAAGGCGCTTCTGAAGCATTTGGGTATGCCATTCCGCGCGTGA
- a CDS encoding type Z 30S ribosomal protein S14, translated as MSRLALRNKAATKQKFSTRSYNRCGVCGRVHGFLRRFRMCRICFRLMTLRGEIPGVRKSSW; from the coding sequence GTGTCAAGATTGGCACTAAGAAATAAAGCGGCAACGAAGCAGAAGTTCTCCACGCGTAGTTATAATCGGTGTGGAGTCTGTGGGCGAGTTCATGGGTTTCTCCGACGGTTTCGCATGTGCCGTATTTGCTTTCGACTGATGACTCTGCGCGGAGAGATTCCTGGAGTGCGAAAATCTAGCTGGTAA
- the rpsH gene encoding 30S ribosomal protein S8 produces MVTDPIGDLLVRLKNGAQRRHETVTVPTSKLKRAILAILMKEGYVDAVEDGAHDGHPILTVRLRYVGEGQPMITGLERVSKPGRRVYVGSQDIRKVRNGIGVSILSTSKGIMTDQESRKNRLGGELLCSVW; encoded by the coding sequence ATGGTTACCGATCCAATCGGCGATCTTCTTGTTCGTTTAAAGAATGGGGCTCAGCGCCGTCATGAGACGGTTACGGTTCCCACTTCAAAGCTGAAGCGAGCCATTTTGGCGATTTTGATGAAGGAAGGCTATGTTGACGCAGTCGAGGATGGAGCTCATGACGGGCATCCCATTCTGACCGTGCGTCTTCGCTATGTGGGCGAGGGGCAACCCATGATCACCGGACTGGAGCGCGTGAGTAAGCCGGGACGACGGGTGTATGTCGGCAGTCAGGATATTAGGAAGGTTCGCAATGGAATCGGCGTGTCCATCCTTTCTACCTCCAAAGGAATCATGACCGATCAGGAATCCCGTAAGAATCGTCTTGGGGGTGAGCTTCTCTGTTCAGTGTGGTAG
- the rplF gene encoding 50S ribosomal protein L6, which translates to MSRIGKKPIAIPGGVEIKVAGSTVSVKGPLGKLDWSLMEGVDVAVSNGQVVVGRSSDDRQLRALHGLTRAELSNMIQGVTKGYERSLEITGVGYKAQVQGRTLSFNVGYINPVIYQVPIGIDVKVDKQTLINVKGVDKRLVGQVAADLRAIKPPDVYKQKGIRYAGEVLRKKEGKTGK; encoded by the coding sequence ATGTCCCGCATTGGAAAAAAACCGATCGCAATTCCGGGTGGAGTGGAAATTAAAGTGGCCGGGTCAACCGTGTCAGTCAAAGGCCCATTGGGGAAACTGGATTGGTCGCTGATGGAGGGGGTGGACGTTGCCGTCAGTAATGGCCAAGTCGTTGTCGGCCGTTCGAGCGACGATCGTCAGTTACGGGCGTTGCATGGGCTGACTCGCGCGGAATTGAGCAATATGATCCAGGGCGTCACCAAGGGATACGAACGTTCGCTGGAAATTACCGGAGTGGGTTACAAGGCTCAAGTTCAGGGGCGGACACTCAGTTTCAATGTGGGATATATCAACCCGGTGATCTACCAGGTGCCGATCGGTATCGATGTAAAAGTGGACAAGCAGACGCTCATCAATGTCAAGGGTGTTGATAAGCGGTTAGTGGGGCAGGTCGCGGCTGATCTGCGCGCCATCAAACCTCCGGATGTCTATAAGCAAAAGGGTATACGCTACGCGGGCGAGGTTTTGCGTAAAAAAGAAGGCAAGACAGGAAAATAG
- the rplR gene encoding 50S ribosomal protein L18, translated as MNAADKVRQLDRRRRRVRRVITGTSERPRLNVFRSAAHIYAQIIDDLQGTTLAAASSLDKSLRKTIKSTGGIEAAKAVGKLIADRAKAVKVTTVVFDRGGRMYHGRIKALADASREGGLQF; from the coding sequence ATGAATGCTGCAGATAAAGTTCGACAGCTTGATCGACGGCGCCGTAGAGTGAGGCGTGTCATTACGGGGACATCAGAGCGTCCGCGTCTGAATGTATTTAGGAGTGCCGCTCATATTTACGCCCAGATCATCGATGATCTTCAAGGTACGACGCTTGCGGCTGCGTCATCGCTCGACAAATCACTACGGAAGACCATCAAATCGACCGGTGGAATCGAAGCGGCTAAGGCGGTCGGGAAATTGATTGCCGATCGGGCTAAGGCCGTTAAGGTGACGACGGTGGTGTTTGACCGAGGTGGCCGGATGTATCACGGGCGAATTAAGGCGCTTGCGGATGCATCGCGCGAAGGGGGCTTGCAGTTTTAG
- the rpsE gene encoding 30S ribosomal protein S5: MRVNPDELSLKDKVVFINRVAKVVKGGKRFNFCALVVVGDGHGWVGIGKGKAAEVPVAISKAVEQAKKHLVHVPLKGGTIPHEVHGLFGAEHVLLKPAVDGTGIIAGGAVRAVVELVGAHNVIAKTLGRGNPFNTVRATLDGLSQLRNLDDVLRFRRQAFPDGRERAAV; the protein is encoded by the coding sequence GTGCGTGTCAATCCCGATGAATTAAGCCTGAAGGATAAAGTCGTGTTTATCAATCGTGTGGCAAAAGTTGTGAAAGGCGGAAAGCGCTTCAATTTTTGCGCGCTCGTTGTTGTCGGCGACGGTCACGGATGGGTCGGGATCGGCAAGGGCAAAGCTGCTGAAGTCCCTGTCGCGATCTCAAAGGCCGTCGAGCAAGCCAAGAAACACCTTGTTCACGTTCCCCTGAAGGGCGGAACTATTCCACATGAGGTGCATGGTCTGTTTGGCGCAGAGCATGTGTTGCTGAAGCCGGCTGTCGACGGTACCGGAATCATCGCAGGAGGGGCTGTGCGTGCCGTCGTGGAGTTGGTCGGTGCGCATAATGTCATCGCAAAAACATTGGGCCGTGGAAACCCTTTCAATACCGTTCGCGCAACGCTGGACGGGCTCAGTCAATTGCGAAACTTGGACGACGTGCTTCGCTTCCGCCGGCAAGCCTTCCCCGACGGCCGAGAAAGGGCTGCGGTTTAA
- the rpmD gene encoding 50S ribosomal protein L30 — translation MSSSKTSRTADHGTQSVRVTLRRSPIGTPQRHRLVLRGLGLRRIRQTVVHPDTPQVRGLIQKVGYLLEVEQP, via the coding sequence ATGAGCTCATCAAAAACATCGCGAACTGCAGATCACGGCACTCAAAGCGTGCGTGTGACATTGCGACGCAGTCCCATTGGGACACCTCAACGGCATCGTCTTGTGTTGCGCGGTCTAGGTCTTCGCCGCATTCGACAGACGGTTGTCCATCCTGACACGCCTCAGGTGCGAGGACTCATTCAGAAAGTAGGTTATCTGCTTGAGGTTGAACAACCATGA
- the rplO gene encoding 50S ribosomal protein L15, translating to MNLHDLAPAQGAKKRRKRIGRGPGSGHGKTATKGHKGLLARSGGGKRPGFEGGQMPLVRRLPKFGFTNPTRKEYAVVNIKSFERWLGNETVTPQGMVDAGFVKRKKLPIKILGNGELKKALVVQAHKFSKSAEEKIKAAGGRVEVIGGA from the coding sequence ATGAATCTCCATGATTTGGCTCCAGCACAGGGAGCAAAGAAACGACGAAAACGTATAGGACGTGGGCCTGGATCCGGTCACGGGAAGACGGCCACCAAGGGACATAAAGGACTTCTGGCTCGATCTGGAGGCGGTAAGCGCCCAGGTTTCGAGGGTGGACAGATGCCGTTGGTACGCCGGCTACCAAAGTTCGGATTTACCAACCCAACCCGTAAGGAATATGCGGTCGTCAACATCAAGAGTTTTGAGCGATGGCTGGGAAACGAAACAGTTACTCCGCAAGGCATGGTTGACGCCGGATTCGTAAAGCGGAAAAAGCTGCCGATTAAAATTCTTGGCAATGGCGAGCTGAAAAAAGCGCTCGTTGTTCAGGCGCATAAATTCAGTAAGTCGGCTGAAGAGAAAATCAAGGCAGCCGGCGGGCGAGTCGAGGTTATCGGCGGTGCTTGA
- the secY gene encoding preprotein translocase subunit SecY — MLERLLTSFQNIFKIPELRTRVLFTLGMLVVYRVGSHIPTPGINGEALSEFLQKQGGALLGFLDIFSGGSLSRLTIFALGIMPYISASIILQLLTVVVPHLTKLAKEGERGRKKIIQYTRFGTIGIALIQGFGIAVGLEQMNQGAFVLHAGWGFRLMTVITLTAGTGFLMWLGEQITERGIGNGISLIIFAGIVARLPAAVAQTYNLYEIGQLNAFLLIALALLMIGVVAAIVFLESGRRKIPVQYAKRVIGRRVYGGQSTHIPLKINTAGVIPPIFASSIIAFPATIAGFFETPWVKSIGDQLAPGSLLYTLMYVGLILFFCFFYTAVVLNPVDMADNMKKYGGFIPGIRPGQRTSDYIYNVLTKITFAGAIYLAIVCVIPELLIYKLNVPFYFGGTSLLIVIGVGLDTAQQIESHMLMRNYDGFLGKGMAPLRGRSG, encoded by the coding sequence GTGCTTGAACGGCTCCTGACCAGTTTTCAGAATATCTTTAAGATCCCCGAGTTGCGCACTCGTGTGCTCTTTACACTCGGAATGCTTGTAGTGTACCGGGTTGGGTCTCACATCCCAACTCCTGGCATCAACGGTGAGGCCCTTTCCGAGTTTTTACAGAAACAGGGCGGCGCCTTGCTGGGATTCCTCGATATTTTCTCAGGCGGGTCCTTGTCCCGTTTGACGATCTTTGCGCTGGGCATCATGCCCTACATCAGCGCATCGATCATCCTTCAGCTCTTGACGGTCGTCGTCCCGCACTTGACGAAATTGGCCAAGGAGGGGGAGCGAGGACGGAAAAAAATCATTCAGTATACCCGTTTCGGGACGATCGGCATTGCTCTGATTCAGGGATTCGGAATTGCGGTCGGCCTCGAACAAATGAATCAGGGCGCATTCGTGCTTCATGCTGGGTGGGGGTTCCGTCTGATGACGGTCATCACCCTGACGGCTGGCACGGGTTTCTTGATGTGGCTCGGTGAACAGATCACTGAACGAGGCATTGGTAATGGCATCTCGCTGATCATTTTTGCCGGTATCGTCGCCAGGCTTCCTGCGGCAGTGGCGCAGACCTACAATTTATACGAGATCGGCCAGCTCAATGCTTTCCTATTGATTGCCTTGGCGCTCCTAATGATCGGCGTTGTTGCCGCGATTGTTTTTTTAGAAAGCGGGCGGCGGAAAATTCCCGTGCAGTATGCCAAGCGAGTAATCGGGCGAAGGGTCTATGGGGGGCAGAGTACGCACATTCCCTTGAAAATTAATACAGCCGGCGTCATTCCTCCTATATTCGCCTCCTCGATCATTGCGTTCCCCGCGACCATAGCCGGATTTTTTGAAACACCATGGGTGAAATCGATCGGGGATCAACTGGCTCCGGGGTCGTTGCTGTACACATTGATGTATGTGGGCTTAATCCTCTTTTTCTGCTTCTTCTATACGGCAGTCGTCCTCAATCCCGTTGATATGGCCGACAACATGAAGAAGTACGGAGGCTTTATTCCAGGCATTCGCCCTGGACAACGAACCTCTGACTATATCTACAATGTGTTAACGAAGATTACATTTGCTGGTGCTATCTATCTGGCTATCGTCTGCGTGATCCCGGAACTTCTGATTTATAAGCTCAATGTTCCATTTTATTTTGGTGGCACCTCCCTGTTGATCGTCATCGGTGTGGGGCTGGATACAGCTCAGCAAATTGAATCTCATATGTTGATGCGGAATTATGATGGGTTCTTGGGCAAGGGCATGGCTCCCTTGCGCGGGAGAAGCGGCTAG
- a CDS encoding adenylate kinase has product MRLVFLGAPGVGKGTQADKVAAHYHIRKISTGDLLREAVRNQSALGREAKEHMDQGRLVPDSVVIGLVREKLGDPSCAKGFILDGFPRTVPQADALSNVLVDRSLQLDRVINFRVSREEIVKRLSGRRSCPKCQATYHLEFAPSKNGTLCERCGEALVQRSDDQREAIEMRLRVYEEQTAPLIDFYEKRRVLSHLNGAEGVEAVYHNLLKALAVPQTA; this is encoded by the coding sequence ATGCGGCTCGTGTTCCTCGGGGCTCCAGGTGTTGGGAAAGGCACGCAGGCCGATAAGGTTGCTGCCCACTATCATATCCGAAAGATTTCGACCGGTGATCTGCTCAGGGAGGCGGTTCGGAATCAGTCAGCCCTGGGCCGTGAAGCTAAGGAACATATGGATCAGGGAAGATTAGTTCCCGATTCAGTCGTGATAGGGCTTGTGCGAGAGAAACTGGGCGACCCTTCATGTGCCAAGGGGTTTATTCTCGATGGGTTTCCAAGGACGGTTCCTCAGGCGGACGCGCTTTCGAACGTGCTCGTCGATCGGAGCCTTCAACTGGATCGAGTCATCAACTTCAGAGTTTCTCGAGAGGAAATCGTGAAACGGCTGAGTGGGCGTCGCAGCTGTCCCAAGTGCCAGGCGACCTATCACCTTGAGTTCGCCCCTTCGAAGAACGGCACTCTTTGCGAGCGCTGCGGGGAAGCGTTGGTTCAACGAAGTGACGATCAGCGGGAAGCAATTGAGATGCGCCTCCGTGTGTATGAAGAGCAGACGGCGCCGCTAATCGACTTTTATGAAAAACGACGGGTCTTGTCGCATCTGAACGGTGCCGAGGGTGTTGAAGCGGTATACCACAACCTCTTGAAAGCGCTTGCAGTACCTCAGACGGCATGA
- the map gene encoding type I methionyl aminopeptidase, whose translation MIILKTPAEIAVMAEASRVVAEALGIVTKAVCPGISTEELDRIAEEAIRARGAIPAFKGYRNYPKTLCASVNEQVVHGIPSKRKLKEGDIIGLDLGAIVGGFYGDSAVTVSVGRILEDTAKLIRVTEEALYLGIKQAVVGNRLTDISNAVQQHVESAGFSVVTEFVGHGIGRQLHEEPQVPNYGKPGQGPRLQPGMVLAIEPMVNMGRSAVRVLEDRWTAITVDGSLSAHFEHTIAIQPSGAPRILSQSEKA comes from the coding sequence ATGATCATTCTGAAGACGCCCGCCGAAATTGCGGTGATGGCGGAGGCGTCAAGGGTCGTGGCAGAAGCGCTCGGGATTGTAACCAAAGCGGTCTGTCCGGGCATCAGCACGGAAGAGCTGGATAGAATTGCCGAGGAGGCAATACGGGCTAGGGGGGCGATTCCGGCATTCAAAGGCTACCGGAACTACCCCAAAACCCTCTGTGCATCCGTGAACGAACAAGTCGTACACGGTATCCCTTCGAAGAGAAAGTTGAAGGAGGGGGATATCATCGGACTAGATCTTGGTGCTATTGTAGGCGGATTCTATGGGGATTCTGCGGTCACGGTATCAGTTGGTCGGATCTTGGAGGACACGGCAAAGTTGATTCGGGTGACAGAAGAGGCGCTTTATCTCGGGATCAAACAGGCCGTGGTCGGCAACCGACTGACGGACATCTCGAATGCGGTGCAACAACATGTTGAGTCTGCCGGTTTTTCAGTAGTTACCGAGTTCGTGGGGCATGGGATTGGTCGGCAACTGCATGAAGAGCCTCAAGTTCCCAACTACGGGAAACCGGGTCAGGGGCCTCGATTGCAACCAGGTATGGTCCTGGCGATCGAACCAATGGTGAACATGGGTCGGAGTGCCGTTCGTGTTCTGGAGGATCGGTGGACCGCAATCACGGTAGATGGGAGCCTATCTGCGCACTTCGAGCATACGATCGCCATCCAACCGAGCGGGGCGCCTCGTATTTTGAGTCAATCAGAGAAGGCCTAG
- the infA gene encoding translation initiation factor IF-1, with translation MAKEDIIEVQGSVAETLPNAMFRVKLDNGHVLLAHISGKMRMHFIRILPGDKVTVEMSPYDLTRGRITYRFK, from the coding sequence GTGGCGAAAGAAGACATTATTGAGGTCCAGGGTTCGGTGGCGGAAACGCTTCCCAATGCCATGTTTCGGGTCAAGCTGGATAATGGCCATGTTCTACTGGCTCACATCTCGGGGAAAATGCGGATGCATTTTATTCGCATCCTTCCCGGCGATAAGGTCACGGTGGAAATGTCACCATACGATTTGACCAGGGGCCGAATTACCTATCGCTTCAAGTAA
- the rpmJ gene encoding 50S ribosomal protein L36 codes for MKVKSSVKPICAKCKVVRRCGVVRILCTNPRHKQRQG; via the coding sequence ATGAAGGTCAAATCATCAGTGAAGCCCATCTGTGCCAAATGCAAGGTTGTGCGTCGTTGTGGTGTTGTGCGGATTTTATGTACAAACCCACGTCATAAGCAGCGGCAGGGATAG
- the rpsM gene encoding 30S ribosomal protein S13: MARIAGIDLPRNKRTDIGLSYIYGIGRTSAQKILHEAGIDGAIRINDLSEDKIVKLREIIERDYRVEGDLRKEVSLNIKRLIDTGTYRGLRHRKGLPVRGQRTKTNARTRKGRRAGVSSKPRSTATKGA, from the coding sequence ATGGCACGTATTGCGGGTATCGATTTGCCACGGAATAAACGAACGGATATCGGACTGAGCTACATCTATGGAATCGGCCGTACGTCGGCTCAGAAGATTCTCCACGAAGCGGGGATTGACGGCGCGATCCGTATTAACGATCTGAGCGAGGATAAGATCGTCAAGTTACGTGAAATCATCGAGCGTGATTATCGGGTCGAAGGCGATCTACGCAAAGAAGTGTCGCTGAATATCAAGCGGCTGATTGATACGGGGACCTATCGAGGGTTGCGTCATCGCAAAGGTCTGCCCGTCCGTGGGCAGCGAACCAAGACCAATGCTCGGACGCGTAAGGGGCGGCGGGCAGGCGTCAGCAGCAAGCCGAGATCGACGGCGACCAAAGGCGCCTAA
- the rpsK gene encoding 30S ribosomal protein S11, producing the protein MSIKKGKKKERRIVQSGVAHVQASFNNTIVTITDMSGNTVVWASAGNQGFKGSRKSTPFAAQRAGEAAARKAMESGMRQVDVYVNGPGSGRESAIRSLQGAGLRINMIRDVTPIPHNGCRPPKRRRV; encoded by the coding sequence ATGAGCATCAAAAAAGGAAAGAAGAAAGAACGCCGAATTGTTCAAAGTGGTGTGGCCCATGTTCAGGCGTCATTCAACAATACGATTGTGACGATTACCGACATGAGTGGAAACACGGTGGTATGGGCGAGCGCGGGCAATCAAGGGTTCAAAGGATCTCGTAAGAGTACCCCCTTTGCTGCTCAGCGTGCCGGCGAGGCTGCGGCACGAAAAGCCATGGAAAGCGGGATGCGGCAAGTCGATGTCTATGTGAATGGACCAGGTTCCGGTCGAGAGTCCGCGATCCGTTCACTTCAAGGAGCCGGATTGCGAATCAATATGATTCGCGATGTCACGCCGATTCCACATAATGGGTGTCGCCCTCCCAAGCGGAGGAGAGTCTAG
- the rpsD gene encoding 30S ribosomal protein S4, which yields MAKYRGPVCRLCRREGEKLFLKGTRCMTEKCAIERRSYPPGQHGQGRQRTSDYSLQLREKQKLRRIYGLQECQFRGVFERAERQTGVTGDALLRLLECRLDNVAYRLGFGASRKQARQMVSHGHFTINGKKITVAGALVKPGDVIEIRERSRDLAAFQAALESVDSRGIPDWLELDKGAFKGTVRTLPAKEQIALPVNEQMVVELYSR from the coding sequence GTGGCAAAGTATCGTGGTCCAGTCTGTCGGTTGTGTCGGCGAGAAGGGGAGAAGCTTTTTCTCAAAGGCACGCGCTGTATGACGGAAAAATGTGCGATCGAACGCAGAAGTTATCCGCCTGGTCAACATGGACAGGGGCGACAGCGAACCTCTGACTATAGTCTCCAGTTGCGGGAAAAACAAAAACTGCGTCGCATCTATGGACTTCAGGAATGTCAATTCCGTGGCGTCTTCGAACGCGCTGAACGACAGACCGGCGTCACGGGCGATGCTCTGTTGCGGTTGCTGGAATGCCGCCTGGACAATGTCGCGTATCGCTTGGGGTTCGGTGCTTCGCGCAAGCAAGCCCGCCAAATGGTGAGCCATGGTCATTTCACGATCAACGGCAAGAAGATCACCGTGGCTGGGGCGCTGGTGAAGCCTGGAGATGTGATCGAGATTCGCGAGCGGAGTCGTGACTTGGCCGCGTTTCAGGCGGCTTTGGAATCGGTTGATAGTCGAGGTATTCCTGATTGGCTGGAGCTTGACAAGGGCGCATTCAAAGGCACGGTGCGCACCTTGCCGGCCAAGGAACAGATCGCATTGCCAGTTAATGAACAGATGGTCGTGGAATTGTATTCACGATAG
- a CDS encoding DNA-directed RNA polymerase subunit alpha, protein MIKAMKDFQIPMRVEVDKDAHSPTFGRFTTEAFERGFGTTIGNALRRILLSSLTGAAVTTVKIEGVVHEFSTISGVTEDVTAIILNIKSLRLALHTDKPKTIRLKKKGPGEAKGIDILHDGDVTILTPDLHIATLDKDATLDIEMTVKHGRGYVPAERNKEEGLPIGVIAIDSIFSPIRRVNFHVENARVGRMTDYDKLTMEIWTDGTISPRDALSTGAGILREHLDIFIHPEERNEGKSEVGSEDSQREVNKNLSRSVNELELSVRAANCLKNANIKTIADLVQKSEGEMLRTKNFGKKSLNEIKEILTEMGLSLGIKVEAASSPYNGSPKSE, encoded by the coding sequence ATGATTAAAGCGATGAAAGACTTTCAGATCCCAATGCGGGTGGAAGTCGATAAGGATGCACATTCTCCCACGTTTGGACGGTTCACCACGGAAGCATTTGAGCGGGGGTTTGGCACCACGATCGGGAATGCCCTCCGTCGTATTTTGTTGTCCTCGCTCACAGGGGCTGCGGTTACAACCGTGAAGATTGAGGGAGTCGTGCACGAGTTTTCGACGATTTCTGGTGTGACGGAAGATGTCACAGCAATCATTTTGAATATCAAGAGTCTGCGTCTGGCGCTCCACACAGATAAACCGAAGACCATACGGTTGAAAAAGAAGGGGCCCGGAGAAGCCAAGGGGATAGACATTCTTCACGATGGCGATGTAACGATTCTAACCCCAGATTTGCATATTGCCACTCTCGACAAAGATGCCACCCTGGACATTGAGATGACGGTGAAACATGGCCGCGGGTATGTGCCGGCCGAGCGGAACAAAGAAGAAGGATTGCCGATCGGGGTGATTGCCATCGACTCCATCTTTTCTCCGATCAGGCGAGTGAATTTCCATGTTGAGAATGCCCGGGTCGGCCGTATGACCGACTACGACAAACTGACGATGGAAATCTGGACAGACGGCACCATCAGCCCTCGTGACGCCCTCTCTACCGGAGCCGGAATTTTGCGCGAACATCTGGATATTTTCATCCACCCAGAAGAGCGCAACGAAGGAAAGAGCGAAGTGGGCTCCGAGGACTCTCAGCGGGAAGTGAACAAGAATCTCTCTCGTAGCGTGAACGAGTTGGAGTTGTCCGTTCGCGCGGCTAATTGCCTGAAGAACGCGAATATCAAAACGATCGCCGATCTTGTGCAAAAGTCTGAAGGGGAGATGCTCAGGACAAAGAACTTCGGAAAAAAATCTCTCAACGAGATTAAAGAAATTCTTACTGAGATGGGGCTTTCGTTAGGAATAAAGGTCGAGGCGGCGTCTTCCCCATACAATGGAAGCCCGAAATCTGAATGA
- the rplQ gene encoding 50S ribosomal protein L17 has protein sequence MRHRKKGRQLGRQTKHRGALFRNLVTSLLDQERIETTGAKAKEIRGFTDRMITLGKEGTLPARRRALAFIRSKAVVSKLFSDVATRFKDRPGGYTRIVKTRRRIGDAAEMVAIELVSRQESATKKKSEARSAQSTPAEAGPSA, from the coding sequence GTGCGACATAGAAAAAAAGGACGACAACTTGGACGACAGACGAAGCATCGGGGCGCGTTGTTTCGAAATCTAGTGACCTCGTTGTTAGACCAAGAGCGCATCGAGACGACAGGAGCCAAGGCTAAGGAGATACGAGGGTTTACCGACCGCATGATCACTCTTGGTAAGGAAGGTACGCTCCCTGCGCGTCGGCGCGCCTTAGCCTTTATCCGCAGCAAGGCCGTTGTGTCTAAGTTGTTCAGCGATGTGGCGACACGATTCAAAGATCGACCAGGAGGATACACCAGGATCGTCAAAACTCGCCGCCGGATCGGCGATGCCGCTGAAATGGTGGCCATCGAATTGGTTTCTCGTCAGGAATCAGCCACGAAGAAAAAATCAGAGGCGCGCTCTGCGCAGTCAACACCCGCTGAAGCTGGACCTTCGGCATAG
- the lptC gene encoding LPS export ABC transporter periplasmic protein LptC has protein sequence MWELLARRALLTLSVLLAAFLGYLLFRNGDSAQNGRPIPPESIEQADAKILEFVFTQSKGDVVQWQVQAKQARLFEQEKRAVLRDVALTFYSTGGDEVIVHGDEGTLDTATKNFRLANHQTPIVVETTSGYTIYTNHLVWTDQTREIRTQDPVRIVGHGLEVKGQGLLGRMESEEFEVLQDVHVDLAPSS, from the coding sequence ATGTGGGAGCTTCTAGCGAGACGGGCTCTTCTCACGTTGAGTGTGTTGTTAGCGGCATTTCTCGGCTATCTTCTCTTCAGAAACGGCGATTCGGCTCAGAATGGCCGCCCCATCCCGCCAGAGTCGATTGAACAAGCAGATGCCAAGATTCTGGAGTTTGTCTTTACTCAATCGAAAGGGGATGTGGTTCAGTGGCAGGTGCAGGCGAAACAGGCTCGACTATTTGAACAAGAGAAGCGTGCGGTATTGCGTGACGTCGCTCTTACCTTCTACAGCACGGGAGGAGATGAAGTGATCGTGCATGGGGATGAGGGAACGCTGGACACCGCCACTAAGAATTTCAGATTGGCAAATCACCAAACACCCATTGTTGTGGAAACGACGAGCGGCTATACGATTTATACCAATCACTTGGTCTGGACGGACCAGACACGAGAAATTCGGACTCAGGATCCTGTCCGAATCGTGGGGCATGGGTTGGAAGTGAAGGGACAAGGACTGCTCGGGCGAATGGAATCCGAAGAATTTGAGGTTTTACAGGATGTGCATGTGGATCTGGCTCCTTCTTCTTAG